One part of the Brachyspira sp. SAP_772 genome encodes these proteins:
- a CDS encoding aldose epimerase family protein: MQIKNFNNGYLLYELKNKNDMVLKLTDIGASIVGVFIKDKNNNDVQVSFGSDDINFYLNPHDYIGSSVGRVANRTIDAEFTLDGVTYKLAKNDNNKHHLHGGVEGISFKKFDSKCINNKTVLFSYFSKDGEEGYPGNVNIDITYTLTDDNEIIMDYFVKTDKRTPLNFTNHAYWNLNGDGTIYEHELFIDSKYYLPVTDECVSTGEILKTENTPFDFTKNKKIGLDIEKCGGYDNCFIFTNNDVNKLKAKAYSDKTGISLEFYTTKPAMHFYSGNMLNNREVRNTVLNKHMAFCFESEYLACALNFLHFPSIIYSPDKDYKERTIYKLSLNK; this comes from the coding sequence ATGCAAATAAAAAACTTTAATAACGGCTATTTACTTTATGAATTAAAAAATAAAAATGATATGGTATTAAAACTCACAGATATTGGAGCTTCAATAGTTGGGGTATTTATAAAAGATAAAAATAATAATGATGTTCAGGTTTCTTTTGGAAGTGATGATATTAATTTTTATCTTAATCCTCATGATTATATAGGGTCTTCTGTGGGAAGGGTTGCTAATAGAACTATAGATGCAGAGTTTACATTAGATGGCGTAACATATAAATTAGCTAAAAATGACAACAATAAACATCATCTTCACGGAGGTGTTGAGGGTATATCTTTTAAGAAATTTGATTCTAAATGTATTAATAATAAAACAGTATTATTTTCTTATTTTTCAAAAGATGGTGAAGAAGGTTATCCCGGAAATGTAAATATTGATATTACTTATACTCTTACTGATGATAATGAGATAATAATGGATTATTTTGTGAAAACAGATAAAAGAACGCCTTTAAACTTTACCAATCATGCCTATTGGAACTTAAATGGTGATGGCACTATATATGAACATGAATTATTTATAGATTCAAAATATTATCTTCCTGTAACAGATGAATGTGTATCTACCGGAGAGATTTTAAAAACAGAGAACACTCCTTTTGACTTTACAAAAAATAAAAAAATAGGGTTAGACATAGAAAAATGCGGAGGCTATGATAATTGTTTTATATTTACTAATAATGATGTAAACAAATTAAAGGCTAAAGCTTATAGTGATAAAACAGGCATAAGCTTAGAGTTTTATACAACAAAACCTGCTATGCATTTTTATTCTGGAAACATGCTTAATAATAGAGAAGTTAGAAACACTGTATTAAACAAACATATGGCTTTTTGTTTTGAGAGTGAGTATTTGGCTTGTGCTTTGAATTTTTTACATTTTCCAAGTATAATATATTCGCCTGATAAGGATTATAAAGAGAGAACTATATATAAATTAAGTTTAAATAAATAA
- a CDS encoding class I SAM-dependent methyltransferase: MEESRKSIIVDHYINRVNDLNIPDYKVVDWESEEAQNLRFKALIEHFNMRGNVLLDVGCGVGSLAEYIDKNDINLYYIGIDIMPEMVERAKAKTYKNISPQFMTMDFFKKTDIKNDVDYIYTSGIFNLNLGNNEEFLKEAIEAFLLAARKGVCFNLLDISCKEKYGDKYYYYKKDDILLLTQDILKKLNLNYKIHIEDKYLQNDFSVFIDY, from the coding sequence ATGGAAGAAAGCAGAAAATCTATAATAGTTGATCATTATATAAACAGAGTAAATGATTTAAATATACCAGATTATAAAGTAGTTGACTGGGAGTCTGAAGAGGCACAGAATTTAAGGTTTAAGGCGTTAATAGAGCATTTTAATATGAGAGGAAATGTTTTGCTTGATGTTGGATGCGGGGTTGGAAGTTTGGCAGAATATATAGATAAAAATGACATCAACTTATATTACATAGGTATAGATATTATGCCTGAGATGGTTGAGAGAGCTAAAGCAAAAACTTATAAAAATATTAGCCCTCAATTTATGACTATGGATTTCTTTAAAAAGACTGATATAAAGAATGATGTTGATTATATATACACTTCTGGAATATTTAATTTAAACTTGGGAAACAATGAAGAGTTTTTAAAAGAGGCTATAGAAGCATTTTTACTAGCAGCAAGAAAGGGCGTTTGTTTTAATTTGCTTGATATATCTTGTAAAGAAAAATACGGAGATAAATATTATTATTACAAAAAAGATGATATACTTCTGCTTACTCAAGATATATTAAAAAAGCTTAATTTAAATTATAAAATACACATAGAAGATAAATATTTGCAAAACGATTTTTCTGTATTTATAGATTATTAA
- a CDS encoding DUF2314 domain-containing protein: MSEYYLENAFELNKEYPDTFKIPSKKEIDSLKVNDLVKLIFVEENDSSETIPERMWVKIIEINKDNFVGILDNNPYYIESIKYGDEIVFKVENIIDIY; the protein is encoded by the coding sequence ATGAGTGAATATTATTTAGAAAATGCATTTGAATTAAACAAAGAATATCCTGATACTTTTAAAATACCTTCCAAAAAAGAAATTGATTCTTTAAAAGTTAATGATTTAGTTAAATTAATTTTTGTTGAGGAAAATGATAGCTCTGAAACAATACCTGAGAGAATGTGGGTAAAAATCATAGAAATCAATAAAGACAATTTTGTTGGTATATTAGATAATAATCCTTACTATATTGAAAGTATAAAATATGGCGATGAAATAGTTTTTAAAGTAGAAAACATTATTGATATATATTAA
- a CDS encoding PepSY-like domain-containing protein: MKKQVKQIILIASIMMLSIATVFAADMPIQANQLPKKAQDFVSANFPSDQIVYAEQDRNSFKVELASGVEIDFDRNGDWTDVSAKMPLPTKFIPAAVMKAVETKYPQVPVLEVSKEYSSYKLKLGNNREVYVDNSGKIVGDKLD, translated from the coding sequence ATGAAAAAACAAGTAAAACAAATTATTCTAATTGCTTCTATTATGATGCTATCTATAGCTACGGTATTTGCAGCAGACATGCCTATACAGGCTAATCAGCTTCCAAAAAAAGCACAAGATTTTGTATCAGCTAATTTCCCAAGCGATCAGATAGTTTATGCTGAACAAGATAGAAACAGCTTTAAGGTGGAATTAGCTAGCGGAGTTGAAATAGACTTTGATAGAAATGGTGATTGGACTGATGTATCTGCTAAAATGCCCTTACCTACAAAATTCATACCTGCAGCTGTAATGAAAGCAGTAGAAACTAAGTACCCTCAAGTTCCTGTTTTAGAAGTAAGCAAAGAATATAGCAGCTACAAATTAAAACTAGGAAACAATAGAGAAGTTTATGTAGATAATAGTGGTAAAATTGTAGGAGATAAATTAGATTAA
- the glyS gene encoding glycine--tRNA ligase subunit beta produces MKDLLIEILVEEIPADFAYPASMSFKKIMEDTLKNNGIGFKSIIAYTTPRRLSILVEEVEEKSKDEVVESRGPLLESAIKDGALTKAGEGFLKSHNIENIKNIDEKEDFNKAYIKEVGGKKYLFVKKEKKGVDTKKLFEEVLEDIVAKIDFKKKMRWADKDFAFVRPIRNVLALFGNEVIKTTVAGIDTNNKVTGHRLLSPEFKEINTPKDYEKTLEEKHVIVSREKRLENIVSQLEKIEKELGFEAVSKKKVSEIVVDLVEEPYLLTAEFDSKFLEVPKEVLTSEMIEHQKYFPLCKKDGSLTNIFVITANQPKTPQIIAGNIRVLTARLSDGRFLYQEDIRKGMDEMNERLEMLMFRKELGSVTDKVKRLERNSELLIKLLGYDKDKENILKAIKYMKSDLVSNMVYNFPELQGIMGGYFAKSMNFNDDVALAINEQYRPLFAADEIPSNDTGKAIAILDKMDNIVAGFYVADIPTGSQDPNALRRQALGIVNILIKSKKHVNLKKLIEDSINSMPKDAKVNKSNDLLNDIFEFFKSRFENDIDFAKDSVAGVLSTGIDDMYDAYLKIEAIDAFRNKNEELFSNLLLVFKRIKNMIKSSKEVNLDESLLKEEAEKSLYNIYKEKLNEVNKLMEKREYEKTFALLASLYEPLDKFFKDIMVNVDDEKIKNNRIALLSSVDKIFKNMLDFSSLVK; encoded by the coding sequence GTGAAAGATTTACTTATTGAAATATTAGTTGAAGAGATACCTGCAGATTTTGCCTATCCTGCAAGTATGAGTTTTAAGAAAATTATGGAAGATACCCTAAAAAATAATGGTATAGGTTTTAAATCCATAATAGCCTACACAACTCCAAGAAGATTATCTATTCTTGTTGAAGAAGTAGAAGAAAAGTCAAAAGATGAAGTTGTAGAATCAAGAGGACCTTTATTAGAAAGTGCTATAAAAGACGGTGCTTTAACCAAAGCAGGAGAAGGTTTTTTAAAATCTCATAATATTGAAAATATTAAAAACATAGATGAAAAAGAAGATTTTAATAAAGCATATATAAAAGAAGTTGGCGGAAAAAAATATTTATTTGTAAAAAAAGAAAAAAAAGGTGTAGATACTAAAAAATTATTTGAAGAAGTATTGGAAGATATTGTAGCTAAAATAGATTTTAAAAAGAAGATGAGATGGGCAGATAAGGACTTTGCATTTGTACGCCCTATTAGAAATGTATTAGCTTTATTTGGCAATGAAGTTATAAAGACTACCGTTGCTGGAATAGATACTAACAATAAAGTAACTGGACATAGACTACTCTCTCCAGAGTTTAAAGAAATTAATACCCCTAAAGATTATGAAAAAACTTTAGAAGAAAAACATGTAATTGTTTCAAGAGAGAAAAGATTAGAAAATATAGTTAGCCAATTAGAAAAGATAGAAAAAGAGCTTGGTTTTGAAGCAGTATCAAAGAAAAAAGTTTCTGAAATAGTTGTTGATTTGGTGGAAGAGCCTTATTTGCTTACTGCTGAATTTGACTCTAAGTTTTTAGAAGTGCCTAAAGAAGTTTTAACAAGTGAAATGATTGAGCATCAGAAATATTTCCCGTTATGTAAAAAAGATGGTTCTTTAACTAATATATTTGTAATTACTGCTAATCAGCCTAAAACTCCTCAAATAATAGCAGGAAACATAAGAGTATTAACAGCAAGACTTTCTGATGGTAGATTCCTTTATCAAGAAGATATTAGAAAGGGCATGGACGAAATGAATGAAAGACTTGAAATGCTTATGTTTAGAAAAGAGCTTGGAAGTGTTACTGACAAAGTAAAAAGACTTGAGAGAAACTCTGAGCTTTTAATAAAACTTTTAGGATATGATAAAGATAAAGAAAATATACTTAAAGCTATAAAATATATGAAATCAGATTTGGTAAGTAATATGGTTTACAACTTCCCAGAGCTTCAAGGTATAATGGGCGGTTATTTTGCTAAGTCTATGAATTTTAATGATGATGTGGCTTTGGCTATTAATGAACAATATAGACCTTTATTTGCTGCTGATGAAATACCTTCAAATGATACTGGTAAGGCTATAGCTATACTTGACAAGATGGATAATATTGTAGCTGGTTTTTATGTTGCTGATATACCTACTGGCTCTCAAGACCCTAATGCTTTAAGAAGACAGGCTCTTGGTATTGTAAACATTCTTATAAAATCTAAAAAGCATGTTAATCTTAAAAAATTAATAGAAGATTCTATTAACTCTATGCCTAAAGATGCTAAAGTAAATAAGAGCAATGATTTATTGAATGATATATTTGAGTTCTTTAAATCTCGTTTTGAGAATGATATTGACTTTGCAAAAGATTCTGTTGCTGGAGTTCTTTCTACTGGTATAGATGATATGTATGATGCTTACTTAAAGATAGAGGCTATTGATGCATTTAGAAATAAAAACGAGGAACTATTCTCTAATCTTTTATTAGTGTTCAAGAGAATTAAGAATATGATTAAATCTTCTAAAGAAGTTAATTTAGATGAATCATTATTAAAAGAAGAGGCAGAAAAATCTTTATACAATATTTATAAAGAAAAATTAAATGAAGTTAATAAGCTTATGGAAAAGAGAGAATATGAAAAAACATTTGCTTTATTGGCAAGTCTTTATGAACCATTAGATAAGTTCTTTAAAGATATTATGGTAAATGTAGATGATGAGAAAATAAAAAATAACCGTATAGCTTTACTTTCATCAGTTGATAAGATTTTCAAGAATATGCTTGACTTCTCTAGTTTGGTAAAATAA
- a CDS encoding YitT family protein, whose translation MNREIFKNRFVERCIILVIGLATMSLGIAFSIKAALGTSPISSVPYVASSISGLSVGATTIIINLLFILIQILLLRKKYDLFQLFQIPALILFGFMIDFSGYLIKDITYTNYIQQWVLCILGIILVGLGVSIEVMAKLVTTPGEGVVLAICKIFSVKFGNTKMVFDIFLVAVSIVIVLSFLGHLEGVREGTIAGAVFVGLLAKQFSKPLKALEEKYLLS comes from the coding sequence ATGAACAGAGAAATTTTTAAAAATCGTTTTGTTGAGAGATGTATAATATTAGTGATAGGTCTTGCTACTATGTCTTTAGGTATAGCTTTTTCTATTAAAGCGGCACTTGGTACTTCTCCGATTTCTAGTGTGCCGTATGTGGCAAGTTCAATATCAGGTTTATCAGTAGGGGCAACAACTATTATAATCAATCTTTTATTTATATTAATACAAATATTGCTTCTAAGAAAAAAGTATGATTTATTTCAGCTTTTTCAAATACCAGCACTTATTTTATTTGGATTTATGATTGATTTTTCTGGTTATTTAATAAAAGATATAACATATACAAATTATATTCAGCAATGGGTTTTATGTATATTAGGAATAATATTAGTTGGTTTAGGAGTAAGCATAGAAGTAATGGCAAAATTAGTTACTACACCCGGTGAAGGAGTTGTTTTAGCTATTTGTAAAATATTTTCTGTAAAGTTTGGTAATACAAAAATGGTATTTGATATATTTTTAGTAGCAGTATCAATTGTTATAGTATTATCATTTTTAGGACATTTGGAAGGGGTTAGAGAAGGTACTATTGCGGGAGCTGTATTTGTGGGATTATTAGCTAAACAATTCAGTAAGCCTTTAAAAGCTTTAGAAGAGAAATATTTGTTATCTTAA
- a CDS encoding MarR family winged helix-turn-helix transcriptional regulator yields the protein MKANSMFAKRVMLEANKIGLTSGQPKVLYFLSKFKEADQKTIANYLEIEQTTVGSILLGMENAGLIVRKQHDGNRRSLYVSLTEKGVEASNYMEKVFEDIESIAANEISKEDEEKLKELLMKMCQSLKGV from the coding sequence ATGAAAGCTAATTCTATGTTTGCAAAAAGAGTAATGCTTGAAGCAAACAAAATAGGACTTACATCTGGTCAGCCTAAAGTATTATACTTTTTATCTAAGTTTAAAGAAGCGGATCAGAAAACTATAGCAAACTACTTAGAAATAGAGCAGACAACTGTAGGAAGCATATTACTAGGAATGGAAAATGCTGGGCTTATTGTGAGGAAGCAGCATGATGGCAATAGGCGTTCTCTTTATGTTTCTCTAACAGAAAAAGGAGTAGAAGCTTCAAATTATATGGAGAAAGTTTTTGAGGATATAGAAAGTATTGCTGCAAATGAGATATCAAAAGAAGACGAAGAAAAATTAAAAGAACTGTTAATGAAAATGTGTCAGTCGCTTAAGGGAGTTTAA